From Rutidosis leptorrhynchoides isolate AG116_Rl617_1_P2 chromosome 3, CSIRO_AGI_Rlap_v1, whole genome shotgun sequence, a single genomic window includes:
- the LOC139899866 gene encoding uncharacterized protein, with product MNGTFQANLLNTFSSKSLPNVLNPSKSLPRLWKCATATTVPHFEKAMLESKGFSMECHTYLSKIPPLCWSRSHFSGRCKSDVLINNICEVFNRWLVDERDKPIVACLEYIRKYLMQRIVTVIEKSANTDGPFTPGGKKMFDLVRKEAHKLQVLWSGNEIYQVNGFSGEQYVVNLERRTCSCRRWEITRMPCKHPVAAIWNMIDNSGKFGVPED from the exons atgaacgggacatttcaagcaaATCTCTTAAATACTTTTTCAAGCAAATCTCTACCCAATGTTTTGAATCCAAGCAAATCTCTACCCAGA TTATGGAAGTGTGCAACTGCCACCACTGTTCCTCACTTTGAAAAGGCTATGCTTGAGTCAAAGGGGTTCAGTATGGAGTGTCACACCTATTTATCCAAGATACCACCATTATGTTGGTCAAGAAGTCACTTTTCTG GAAGGTGTAAATCTGATGTGTTGATAAACAATATTTGTGAGGTTTTTAATCGTTGGTTGGTGGATGAAAGAGATAAACCTATAGTTGCTTGCTTGGAATATATTAGGAAATATTTGATGCAAAGAATTGTTACTGTGATAGAGAAAAGTGCCAATACTGATGGGCCATTTACACCAGGTGGAAAAAAGATGTTTGATTTGGTGAGAAAGGAAGCACACAAGTTACAAGTCCTTTGGAGTGGTAATGAGATATATCAAGTCAATGGATTCAGTGGTGAACAATATGTGGTTAACTTAGAAAGGAGAACTTGTAGTTGTAGGAGATGGGAAATTACTAGAATGCCCTGCAAACATCCAGTAGCTGCTATTTGGAACATGATAGACAATTCTGGAAAATTTGGTGTACCTGAAGATTAG